The Conger conger chromosome 15, fConCon1.1, whole genome shotgun sequence genome contains a region encoding:
- the snx20 gene encoding sorting nexin-20, producing the protein MAHNAPVVRNPLSPGEMFQSNADRAQLPSNTSTRYLIPEVSHSHRQDQKDIATNGLSISPSSAMTTKELQKYWQEVKSEMKPVKLLFEIHSTRTVEHALSKYVVYQIVVIKSGSYDSKRVSTERRYSDFERLHLQLLEDFSEELEEVTLPRKRMTGNFAEEHIAERCVAFKDYLAQLYAIRAVRQSTPFQDFFTKQELKKAHGCLCGGQYSWALGLLLPALDLQEKLAQHWPALMVPTLCAVMVCQRDLDDPASAFSTGQQALPLVRRYGLRKYRCPLLALMVDLGFQLGHPVAVLQEELCRVKDAQRGPVSLLSLKELVVQEFT; encoded by the exons ATGGCCCATAATGCACCAGTGGTAAGGAATCCACTTAGCCCTGGAGAGATGTTTCAGAGTAATGCTGACCGAGCACAACTACCATCCAACACCTCGACAAGATACCTGATTCCTGAAGTCTCTCACTCCCATCGACAGGACCAGAAGGACATTGCTACCAATG GCCTGAGCATTAGCCCTAGTTCTGCAATGACCACCAAAGAGCTACAGAAGTACTGGCAGGAAGTGAAGTCCGAGATGAAGCCTGTCAAACTGCTCTTTGAGATACACTCCACCCGCACTGTGGAGCATGCTCTGTCCAAATACGTG GTCTATCAGATTGTCGTGATCAAGTCGGGCAGCTACGACTCCAAGCGCGTGTCCACGGAAAGGCGCTACAGTGACTTTGAGCGCCTCCACCTGCAACTGCTGGAGGACTTCagcgaggagctggaggaggtgaCGCTGCCCAGGAAGAGGATGACGGGGAACTTTGCGGAGGAGCACATCGCCGAGCGTTGCGTGGCCTTCAAGGACTACCTGGCCCAGCTGTACGCCATCCGTGCCGTTCGCCAGTCCACCCCGTTCCAGGACTTCTTCaccaagcaggagctgaagaaggcCCACGGTTGCCTGTGTGGAGGACAATACAGCTGGGCCCTGGGGCTGCTGCTCCCGGCGCTGGACTTGCAGGAGAAGCTGGCCCAGCACTGGCCTGCGCTGATGGTGCCCACCCTGTGTGCCGTGATGGTGTGCCAGCGGGACCTGGACGACCCCGCCAGCGCCTTCTCCACGGGCCAGCAGGCCCTGCCCCTGGTGCGGCGCTACGGGCTGAGGAAGTaccgctgccccctgctggcgcTGATGGTGGACCTGGGCTTCCAGCTGGGCCACCCCGTGGCCgtcctgcaggaggagctgtgCCGGGTGAAAGACGCCCAGAGGGGCCCGGTGTCCCTGCTGTCCCTCAAAGAGCTGGTGGTGCAGGAGTTCACCTGA